Proteins co-encoded in one Bacillus infantis NRRL B-14911 genomic window:
- a CDS encoding Na+/H+ antiporter subunit A, whose product MSLLHLAIVSPLLFAIFIPFFYKYFRQIHTGWFLLPLPILLFSYFISYLPETKANGAVSRTLSWIPSFGIDFTARVDGLGLLFALLITGIGALVVLYSIYYLSKEKEKLNTFYVYLLLFMGAMLGVVLSDNLIVMYAFWELTSFSSFLLIGYWYHREKSRYGAQKSMMITVLGGLAMLGGIILLYLMTGTFSISEIVPMASEIMEKPYFVPALLCFLLGAFTKSAQFPFHIWLPDAMEAPTPVSAYLHSATMVKAGIYLVARMSPVFAESGIWLWLVASFGIVTLFWGSFSAVKQTDLKGILAFSTISQLGLIMSLLGVGAAALHYDTVEDSLYTIATTAAVFHLINHATFKGSLFMVVGIVDHETGTRDIRKLGGLMSFMPITFTLAMIGAFSMAGLPPFNGFLSKEMFFTGMVNILEVDIFNLDTWGILFPVLAWIASVFTFIYSMVLVFKTFTGKFQPEKLDKKPHEAPFGMLISPIILASLVVIIGFFPNILSSTIIAPALGVIMPGLVFDVHISFWHGFTPELFMTLGVIAFGVLLYTTLDKWRQIYDLFPEKLALNRFYDGGIEGMQTFSSNLTRTYMNGFIRTYLVYIFTFFILLLGTTLVWKNAFKLSTNDLSSIGFYEVLLALIIAAASISILFAKSRLTSIILLGAVGYTVALFFVLFRAPDLALTQLVIETVSVSLFLLCFYHLPKLKRNEERIRFKAVNLAVSIGVGAIVTLIALSAHSNKLVESIAGYYVENTYKEAAGKNMVNVILVDFRGFDTMFEICVLGIAALGIFAMIKLRLARRNEG is encoded by the coding sequence TTGTCTTTGCTGCATTTGGCGATTGTGTCGCCATTATTGTTTGCCATATTTATACCATTCTTCTATAAATATTTCAGGCAAATACATACCGGGTGGTTCCTATTGCCCCTGCCCATCCTGCTTTTCAGCTATTTCATCAGCTATCTGCCGGAAACAAAAGCGAATGGGGCAGTAAGCAGGACCCTGTCCTGGATTCCATCCTTCGGGATCGATTTTACAGCCAGGGTCGATGGCCTCGGGCTGCTTTTCGCCCTTTTAATCACAGGCATCGGAGCATTAGTGGTGCTGTATTCCATTTATTATCTTTCTAAGGAAAAAGAAAAGCTCAACACCTTTTATGTTTATCTGCTCCTGTTCATGGGGGCTATGCTGGGAGTTGTCCTATCCGATAACCTGATAGTCATGTATGCTTTCTGGGAGCTGACCAGCTTTTCTTCTTTCCTGCTGATCGGCTATTGGTACCACAGGGAAAAGTCCCGATACGGCGCCCAGAAATCGATGATGATCACGGTACTTGGCGGACTGGCTATGCTGGGCGGGATCATCCTGCTTTATCTGATGACAGGAACTTTCTCTATTTCCGAAATCGTCCCGATGGCCTCTGAAATCATGGAAAAGCCGTACTTTGTCCCTGCTCTGCTTTGTTTCCTGCTGGGCGCTTTTACAAAATCGGCACAATTCCCGTTTCATATCTGGCTTCCTGACGCAATGGAGGCGCCGACGCCTGTCAGTGCATACCTCCATTCTGCGACAATGGTAAAAGCAGGCATCTATTTAGTAGCCAGGATGAGCCCGGTCTTTGCAGAGTCCGGCATCTGGCTGTGGCTTGTGGCATCCTTCGGGATCGTTACGCTGTTCTGGGGTTCCTTTTCTGCCGTCAAGCAGACAGACCTCAAAGGGATTCTTGCTTTTTCAACCATCAGCCAGCTCGGACTGATCATGTCCCTCCTCGGAGTTGGTGCAGCTGCCCTGCATTACGATACCGTGGAAGACAGCCTATATACGATAGCTACAACTGCGGCAGTGTTTCATTTGATCAACCATGCCACCTTTAAAGGAAGCCTCTTTATGGTGGTCGGCATCGTTGACCATGAAACCGGGACCAGGGATATCCGCAAGCTCGGCGGACTAATGAGCTTTATGCCGATTACCTTTACCCTTGCAATGATTGGAGCCTTTTCAATGGCCGGCCTGCCTCCATTTAATGGGTTCCTCAGCAAGGAAATGTTCTTTACCGGAATGGTCAACATTCTTGAAGTGGATATCTTCAATCTGGATACATGGGGTATTTTATTCCCAGTGCTTGCCTGGATTGCAAGCGTGTTTACGTTCATTTACAGCATGGTGCTTGTATTTAAGACATTCACAGGAAAGTTCCAGCCTGAAAAGCTCGATAAAAAACCGCATGAAGCTCCTTTCGGCATGCTTATTTCGCCGATCATCCTGGCTTCACTGGTCGTTATCATCGGATTCTTCCCGAATATCCTGTCAAGCACCATTATCGCTCCAGCCCTTGGAGTGATCATGCCTGGCCTTGTGTTTGACGTGCATATTTCATTCTGGCACGGCTTCACTCCAGAGCTTTTCATGACGCTTGGGGTCATTGCTTTCGGAGTACTGCTTTATACTACACTGGACAAATGGCGCCAGATTTATGATCTGTTCCCGGAGAAGCTTGCACTCAACCGCTTTTATGATGGCGGAATAGAAGGCATGCAGACCTTCTCATCAAACCTGACAAGAACCTATATGAACGGGTTTATCCGGACATATCTTGTGTACATCTTTACATTCTTTATTCTGCTGCTTGGCACGACGCTTGTCTGGAAGAATGCCTTTAAGCTGAGCACAAATGATCTGTCTTCAATCGGCTTCTATGAAGTGCTGCTGGCGCTGATCATTGCCGCTGCATCCATATCTATCCTGTTTGCCAAGTCAAGGCTGACATCGATCATCCTGCTCGGTGCAGTCGGATATACAGTAGCTCTGTTCTTTGTGTTATTCAGGGCGCCAGACCTTGCTTTGACGCAGCTTGTCATTGAAACTGTGTCTGTCTCGCTATTCCTGCTTTGCTTCTATCACCTGCCGAAGCTGAAGCGGAATGAAGAGAGAATCCGCTTTAAAGCAGTCAATCTTGCAGTATCGATCGGGGTTGGCGCCATCGTCACGCTGATCGCCCTTTCTGCACACAGTAATAAGCTTGTTGAATCTATTGCAGGCTATTATGTTGAAAATACTTATAAAGAAGCAGCAGGAAAAAATATGGTCAACGTGATACTGGTTGACTTCAGGGGCTTTGATACCATGTTTGAAATATGCGTTCTCGGGATTGCCGCCCTCGGCATCTTCGCGATGATCAAGCTCCGCCTGGCAAGGAGGAATGAAGGGTGA
- a CDS encoding YugE family protein — MEVQVMHMMMYQALDQWDPFRCGEGNYDTEIADAIHAVHDLDSPDKLARKIQGIYEFSFESIIPLEQCKKMAETLLVIKNSGSCTI, encoded by the coding sequence ATGGAAGTCCAGGTTATGCACATGATGATGTACCAGGCTCTGGATCAATGGGATCCTTTCCGCTGCGGAGAAGGGAATTATGATACTGAGATAGCAGACGCAATCCACGCCGTCCATGATTTGGACAGCCCCGATAAACTCGCACGTAAAATCCAGGGCATATACGAATTTTCCTTCGAAAGCATCATCCCTTTGGAGCAGTGCAAAAAGATGGCTGAAACACTCCTTGTTATTAAAAACAGCGGGAGCTGCACTATATAA
- a CDS encoding transglycosylase domain-containing protein: MKTLTGYLTIAFILPFFVLSVYKAADEASRLESLPRFLDSRIEVTNAASFPQTSLMTDQDGRVISEIFTPYNRIPLAAEDIPEFLKKLMIASEDERFYEHKGFDLAAIGRALAANADNGTIEEGGSTITQQLARNLYLTHEQTYNRKLTELLYAYQMERTYSKEEILSYYLNSIYFQNGAYGIEAASQVYFQTSAVNLTNAQLAFLAAIPNNPALYNPSKHFDRTKKRQELLIDVLAEKEEISPEEAKALKGERIAFTLSDRVDLFPDYTTYAEAELKELIRISEGIPSDSEEELDSKVEQVLQSGVIIHTSLDPSLQQKAVDAAAAHLPDQEAEAAAAVVKSSTRGLAALTGGRDYRKYDFNRGYQAFRQPGSAIKPLLVYAPYLERTHTAVNSKVDAGPLCISGYCPHNYSGKNYGKVSLEQAFIHSYNTPAVRLLSMIGIDEGFKDLDKFGFSEVGEADQSLAAAIGGFSRGVSPLELAGAYTVFANEGFYQPPRAIQKITDKNGKLLYAWEEQPVRIWSKETIDKMRLLLQETISSGTGRKAYFPGGYTGGKTGTTNDYKDYWFAGLTDEYTAAVWVGKDQPESMESYEKLAPHLLIWKAILK, encoded by the coding sequence ATGAAAACACTGACGGGATATCTGACAATCGCCTTCATCCTGCCTTTCTTTGTGCTGTCTGTGTATAAAGCGGCCGATGAGGCCAGCCGCCTGGAAAGCCTTCCCCGCTTTTTGGACAGCAGGATTGAAGTGACTAATGCAGCATCATTTCCACAGACCAGCCTGATGACTGATCAGGATGGCCGTGTGATTTCTGAAATCTTTACTCCCTATAACCGCATTCCGCTTGCTGCTGAAGATATTCCCGAATTTTTGAAGAAGCTGATGATTGCTTCGGAAGATGAGCGGTTTTATGAGCATAAAGGATTCGATCTGGCTGCGATTGGCAGAGCCTTGGCTGCAAATGCAGATAACGGCACAATTGAGGAAGGCGGGAGCACGATTACACAGCAGCTGGCCAGGAACCTGTACCTGACCCATGAGCAGACATATAACCGCAAGCTGACAGAGCTGCTGTATGCCTACCAAATGGAGAGGACGTATTCCAAAGAAGAAATATTATCCTATTATTTAAACAGCATCTATTTCCAAAATGGGGCATACGGAATCGAGGCAGCTTCACAGGTTTATTTTCAAACGTCCGCCGTGAATCTTACCAATGCCCAGCTGGCTTTTTTGGCTGCCATCCCGAACAATCCTGCCTTGTATAACCCGTCCAAACACTTTGACAGGACGAAGAAAAGGCAGGAGCTGCTGATTGATGTTCTTGCTGAGAAAGAAGAGATATCCCCCGAAGAGGCAAAGGCTCTTAAAGGCGAAAGGATTGCCTTCACACTTTCAGACCGGGTCGATCTTTTTCCGGATTACACAACCTATGCCGAGGCTGAACTGAAAGAATTGATCAGGATCAGTGAAGGCATCCCCTCTGATTCAGAGGAAGAGCTGGATAGCAAAGTGGAGCAGGTCCTCCAATCCGGGGTGATCATTCACACTTCACTGGATCCTTCCCTGCAGCAAAAAGCTGTGGATGCAGCTGCTGCCCATCTGCCTGATCAGGAGGCAGAAGCAGCTGCCGCAGTCGTCAAAAGCAGCACCCGAGGGCTGGCTGCCCTTACAGGCGGGCGGGATTATAGGAAATATGACTTCAACAGAGGGTACCAGGCCTTCAGGCAGCCAGGCTCTGCCATCAAGCCTCTGCTTGTGTATGCCCCTTATCTGGAAAGGACACACACAGCAGTAAATTCCAAGGTGGATGCCGGCCCACTCTGCATCAGCGGCTATTGCCCCCATAATTACAGCGGTAAAAATTATGGAAAGGTGAGCCTGGAACAAGCCTTTATCCACTCCTATAATACTCCTGCGGTCAGGCTGCTGAGCATGATAGGAATAGATGAAGGCTTCAAGGATCTGGATAAATTCGGATTCAGTGAAGTAGGGGAAGCAGACCAGTCCCTTGCTGCTGCAATCGGCGGATTCAGCAGGGGGGTGTCCCCCCTTGAACTCGCAGGGGCGTATACCGTTTTTGCCAATGAGGGCTTTTATCAGCCGCCAAGAGCCATCCAAAAGATCACAGATAAAAACGGCAAACTGCTGTATGCATGGGAAGAGCAGCCAGTGAGAATCTGGAGCAAAGAAACTATAGATAAGATGAGACTGCTGCTGCAGGAAACAATCTCATCTGGAACCGGCAGGAAAGCCTATTTTCCAGGAGGTTATACAGGAGGCAAGACAGGAACCACCAATGATTATAAAGATTATTGGTTTGCGGGGCTCACTGATGAATATACGGCAGCAGTTTGGGTCGGCAAAGATCAGCCGGAAAGCATGGAATCATACGAAAAGCTCGCTCCGCACTTATTAATCTGGAAGGCTATCTTAAAATAA
- a CDS encoding MalY/PatB family protein, producing MRKYDFHKAINRYETASVKWELTKDVFGSSDVLPMWVADMDFEPPEEVQNAISKRASHEVFGYTFVPPSASEAVQLWQKSQSGWEIGRSWVLYSPGVVPSISIAIQAVTSPGDKIMLQSPVYTPFFEMIEKNGRMAVNSPLELVEQRYEIDFQRFEEELKKGIKLFLLCNPHNPGGRVWTKDELLKIGELCAKYGCLILSDEIHSDLVFSPHIHIPIASLSTEFRDISITCIAPSKTFNIAGLQSSAVIIPNEQLREKFKAVQAQQGFFTLNIFGITALEAAYRHGRDWLDQLLSYLQENYEIARSFIERELPSVKVMDLEATYLMWLDCRNLSLPDKELNALLIEKGRIALEPGTKYGPGGEGFVRMNIACPRETLEEGLKRLKLAFS from the coding sequence ATGAGAAAATATGACTTTCATAAAGCAATCAACAGATATGAAACAGCTTCTGTAAAGTGGGAGCTGACTAAAGATGTATTTGGTTCTTCGGATGTGCTTCCTATGTGGGTGGCAGATATGGACTTCGAACCTCCTGAAGAAGTACAGAATGCAATAAGCAAACGGGCCAGCCACGAGGTCTTCGGCTACACATTTGTCCCCCCTTCTGCATCTGAAGCCGTCCAGCTGTGGCAGAAGAGTCAATCCGGCTGGGAAATAGGCAGGTCATGGGTGTTATACAGCCCAGGAGTGGTCCCATCCATCAGCATTGCCATCCAGGCAGTCACAAGTCCGGGAGATAAAATCATGCTCCAGTCTCCTGTTTACACGCCTTTCTTTGAGATGATTGAAAAAAATGGGCGCATGGCCGTCAACTCTCCGCTTGAACTAGTGGAACAGCGCTATGAAATCGACTTCCAACGATTCGAGGAAGAGCTGAAAAAGGGCATTAAGCTTTTCTTGCTCTGCAATCCCCATAACCCCGGCGGCCGGGTTTGGACAAAAGATGAGCTATTGAAAATCGGGGAATTATGCGCAAAATACGGGTGCCTGATTCTCTCAGATGAAATCCATTCAGATCTGGTGTTTTCGCCGCACATTCATATTCCGATTGCATCTCTTTCCACAGAATTCCGGGATATTTCCATTACATGCATTGCACCGAGCAAGACTTTCAATATTGCCGGGCTGCAATCGTCAGCCGTCATCATACCCAATGAGCAGCTTCGCGAGAAATTCAAGGCTGTCCAGGCACAGCAGGGCTTTTTCACTTTGAACATTTTTGGCATCACCGCCCTGGAGGCTGCTTATCGGCATGGACGTGACTGGCTGGATCAGCTCTTATCATATCTGCAGGAAAATTACGAAATCGCCCGGAGCTTCATAGAAAGGGAGCTTCCTTCAGTCAAGGTTATGGATCTTGAAGCGACATACCTGATGTGGCTTGACTGCCGGAATCTCTCACTGCCGGATAAAGAGCTTAATGCCCTTCTCATTGAAAAAGGCAGGATTGCGCTTGAGCCTGGCACGAAATACGGACCAGGCGGCGAAGGGTTTGTCCGAATGAATATTGCCTGCCCGCGTGAAACTCTCGAGGAAGGACTGAAGCGGCTGAAACTAGCTTTTTCCTGA
- the kapD gene encoding 3'-5' exonuclease KapD has translation MKDGNHCLFIDFEFTMPERNEKFKGFSPEIIEAGAVSVLNGAILEQFSSFVAPIHFPELSERCKSFLHISQEQVDKGISFADLICRLEQMGGNNADEIVTWGNMDMKVLRQNCSQAGTAFPFKGKEVDLSMEYKRFFGDQNQTGLWKAVKEYGKEGTGRHHRALDDALTTYKIYQLVEKDKKYLQNHEPTTIGDRIDLSKLLNRFA, from the coding sequence ATGAAAGACGGCAATCACTGCTTATTTATTGATTTTGAATTCACCATGCCAGAAAGAAACGAAAAGTTCAAAGGATTTTCTCCGGAGATCATCGAGGCAGGCGCCGTTTCTGTACTAAATGGGGCAATACTGGAGCAGTTCTCCTCTTTTGTGGCTCCCATCCATTTTCCGGAACTGTCTGAAAGATGCAAGTCTTTTTTACATATCAGCCAGGAGCAGGTGGATAAGGGGATTTCATTTGCGGACCTGATCTGCAGACTTGAGCAGATGGGCGGCAATAATGCTGATGAAATTGTAACCTGGGGCAATATGGATATGAAGGTGCTCCGCCAGAACTGCAGCCAGGCCGGGACCGCTTTTCCGTTTAAGGGGAAGGAAGTTGATTTGTCGATGGAGTATAAACGTTTTTTTGGCGATCAAAACCAAACCGGCCTATGGAAAGCGGTGAAGGAATATGGAAAGGAAGGAACAGGCAGGCACCACCGGGCACTGGATGATGCCCTGACAACCTATAAAATCTATCAGCTTGTAGAAAAAGATAAAAAATATCTCCAAAACCACGAGCCCACGACCATTGGTGACAGGATTGACCTTTCCAAGCTTTTAAACCGCTTTGCATAA
- a CDS encoding YufK family protein: protein MKNKYLTSYFPLMAILLFSLSFSAIAEKELLGWLSGIGVYEGMKEFFPEAGIKLALLIICMACCFMIFAALKLIADTINGLSLLFFSKDESGEAIAKSRSGSVIYLAGGALSLFSFFSFYTMAGIFLAATVIYFIYFVYISGSSISLAGLIGIIFFQVISWASLLSILLFITLKLYNSVMASLPV from the coding sequence ATGAAAAATAAGTATTTGACCAGCTATTTCCCTTTAATGGCGATTTTGTTATTCAGTTTGTCTTTTTCGGCCATAGCGGAGAAGGAACTGCTGGGCTGGCTTTCGGGAATTGGTGTATATGAAGGCATGAAAGAGTTCTTTCCGGAGGCTGGCATAAAGCTTGCATTGCTCATCATCTGTATGGCCTGCTGCTTTATGATTTTTGCTGCCTTGAAGCTGATTGCAGACACCATCAACGGCCTTTCCCTGCTTTTCTTTTCGAAAGATGAAAGCGGAGAAGCAATCGCGAAAAGCCGGAGCGGATCAGTTATATATCTGGCCGGCGGTGCGCTGTCGCTTTTTAGCTTTTTCAGCTTTTACACTATGGCGGGAATTTTTCTTGCAGCGACTGTCATTTATTTCATTTACTTTGTCTATATCTCAGGCAGTTCCATCTCTCTGGCTGGACTGATCGGGATCATCTTCTTCCAGGTCATATCCTGGGCTTCTCTGCTTTCCATTCTTTTGTTTATAACATTGAAGCTATATAACAGCGTGATGGCTAGCCTTCCTGTATAG
- a CDS encoding peptidylprolyl isomerase: protein MKKNFIYLFLAAVMMLLAACGTSTDQNSGAGKEGGGASEGTQGEQTEQAAEEKSAEGGYPQLTAEVGENERLVEMETSMGTIKIKLFPDHAPKAVENFITHSEEGYYDGLIFHRVINDFMIQGGDPDGTGMGGESIYGQPFEDEFSDKLYNLRGALSMANSGANTNGSQFFIVQKSTSEAGMKEQMEKAGYPEEIVAAYDKGGTPWLDSRHTVFGQVIEGMEIVDEIAAAETDESDRPVDDIKIKEIKVIK from the coding sequence ATGAAAAAGAATTTCATATACCTTTTCCTTGCAGCAGTGATGATGCTTTTGGCTGCGTGCGGAACAAGCACTGATCAAAACAGCGGTGCCGGCAAGGAAGGTGGAGGGGCATCAGAAGGAACCCAAGGTGAACAGACCGAACAGGCCGCAGAGGAGAAGAGTGCTGAGGGAGGCTATCCGCAGCTTACAGCGGAAGTTGGGGAAAATGAACGCCTCGTGGAAATGGAGACATCAATGGGGACTATTAAGATCAAGCTTTTCCCTGATCATGCTCCAAAGGCTGTAGAGAATTTCATCACCCATAGTGAAGAGGGCTATTATGACGGACTTATCTTCCACAGGGTCATCAATGACTTTATGATCCAGGGAGGAGATCCGGACGGGACAGGCATGGGCGGAGAAAGCATCTACGGGCAGCCATTTGAGGATGAGTTCTCAGATAAGCTGTATAACCTCCGCGGTGCTTTGTCCATGGCGAACAGCGGCGCAAACACGAACGGCAGCCAATTTTTCATCGTCCAAAAGAGTACATCAGAAGCGGGCATGAAGGAACAGATGGAAAAAGCAGGATATCCAGAAGAAATCGTTGCAGCTTACGATAAGGGAGGGACCCCTTGGCTGGATTCCCGCCACACTGTCTTTGGCCAGGTGATCGAGGGAATGGAAATCGTCGATGAAATTGCAGCTGCCGAAACAGATGAATCTGACAGGCCGGTTGATGACATAAAAATCAAGGAGATAAAGGTCATTAAGTAG
- a CDS encoding Lrp/AsnC family transcriptional regulator: MRLSEKELEIVEILEKDARTPLEDVAKMAAISVDEAAALLEKLEQSRVIVRYTSAVDWARIDGHEGVTAMIDVKVTPKRGVGFNEVAQRIYRYKEVSSVYLMSGAYDLSVIVEGRSMNEVARFVSEKLSTLDSVLSTTTHFILKKYKHDGTIFDQADEDKRIVVSP, encoded by the coding sequence ATGAGACTGAGTGAGAAAGAGCTTGAAATTGTTGAAATACTGGAAAAAGACGCACGCACCCCGCTTGAGGATGTGGCGAAAATGGCCGCGATCTCTGTTGATGAGGCGGCAGCGCTGCTGGAAAAACTGGAGCAGTCCCGGGTGATTGTCCGATATACCTCTGCAGTTGACTGGGCCAGGATTGACGGCCATGAGGGCGTAACCGCTATGATTGATGTAAAGGTGACCCCCAAAAGGGGAGTCGGCTTTAACGAGGTCGCACAGCGGATATACCGGTATAAGGAGGTAAGCTCAGTTTACCTGATGTCCGGGGCCTACGACCTGTCTGTCATTGTGGAAGGGCGTTCCATGAATGAGGTTGCCCGGTTTGTATCAGAGAAGCTTTCGACCCTGGATTCAGTGCTGTCAACCACCACTCATTTTATTCTGAAAAAGTATAAGCATGATGGAACAATTTTTGACCAGGCAGACGAAGATAAAAGAATTGTGGTATCGCCGTGA
- a CDS encoding kinase-associated lipoprotein B, translated as MSEFQVGAQVTAIYKTGKYIGEITDIRPQHYLVRVLAVEKHPMQGDLHNPKQTDVMMFHERRALAYREQTNVPKQMVRTYEGIIPDYEASLKLALDKMKSGLLEEDSDWAKLSLENAERLEADYFK; from the coding sequence TTGAGTGAATTCCAGGTGGGAGCTCAGGTGACGGCTATATATAAAACAGGGAAATATATTGGGGAAATTACGGATATACGGCCTCAGCATTATCTTGTCAGGGTGCTTGCTGTCGAAAAGCATCCGATGCAGGGGGACCTTCATAATCCTAAGCAGACAGATGTCATGATGTTTCATGAGCGGAGGGCGCTTGCATACAGAGAGCAGACAAATGTTCCGAAGCAGATGGTCAGGACATATGAAGGAATCATCCCGGACTATGAAGCTTCTCTTAAGCTTGCATTGGATAAAATGAAAAGCGGGCTCTTAGAGGAAGATTCTGATTGGGCGAAGCTCTCCCTCGAGAATGCGGAGCGGCTGGAAGCCGATTATTTCAAATAA
- a CDS encoding Na(+)/H(+) antiporter subunit C, with product MEILMSVLIGILFMSATYLMLSKSLLRIIIGTGLLSHGAHLLLITMGGLKRGNPPLLGEHAEKYADPIPQALILTAIVISFGVTAFFLVMAYRAYQELGTDNMERLRGKEGND from the coding sequence ATGGAGATATTAATGTCCGTTCTCATTGGCATTCTGTTTATGTCTGCCACTTATCTGATGCTTTCAAAAAGCTTGCTCAGAATCATTATTGGAACAGGCCTTTTAAGCCATGGCGCCCATCTCCTATTGATTACCATGGGGGGCTTGAAGAGGGGAAATCCGCCATTATTGGGGGAGCATGCTGAAAAATATGCCGATCCCATTCCTCAGGCCCTGATCCTTACTGCCATCGTTATCAGCTTTGGCGTTACAGCCTTCTTCCTGGTTATGGCCTACCGCGCCTACCAGGAACTTGGCACAGATAATATGGAAAGATTGAGAGGAAAAGAAGGAAATGACTAA
- a CDS encoding Na(+)/H(+) antiporter subunit B — MKTNDIILQTVTKVALFIIILFSIHLFFAGHYYPGGGFVGGLMTSGAIVLLLLAFDMKTVANILPIDYKYMIATGLLFAVGTGAGALLFNVPFLTHAFNDVYLPLLGKTSLHTAVLFDTGVFLVVVGVTMTIIQTIGEDE; from the coding sequence GTGAAAACGAACGATATCATACTGCAGACAGTGACGAAGGTCGCCCTGTTCATCATCATCCTGTTTTCAATCCATCTGTTCTTTGCCGGCCACTATTATCCGGGCGGCGGGTTTGTCGGCGGGTTGATGACATCCGGTGCCATCGTGCTGCTCCTGCTCGCTTTTGATATGAAGACAGTCGCAAATATTCTGCCGATCGACTATAAATATATGATTGCTACGGGGCTTTTGTTTGCTGTCGGAACAGGGGCAGGCGCTCTGCTGTTCAATGTCCCTTTTCTGACACACGCCTTTAATGATGTCTATCTGCCGCTGCTCGGGAAAACTTCCCTGCACACGGCAGTACTGTTCGATACCGGTGTATTCCTTGTCGTTGTCGGAGTTACAATGACCATTATTCAAACAATAGGGGAGGATGAATAA
- a CDS encoding alpha/beta fold hydrolase, with protein sequence MQAFKTDEIEVNGNTIYYEQYGQAPSKETIVLLHGFLSSSFSFRRLIPFLQEDFHVISIDLPPFGKSGKSDQYNYSYKNTAQTVMQFLEKLGLGQVTIAGHSMGGQISLNVARQYPDLIKKAILLCSSSYLPKSKMPLILSSYLPYFHLYVKLYLQRSGVRQNLRQVVHDHSMITDEMMYGYLAPFMEDDIFKALTRMIRHREGDLDQKALKEIDTPCLLIWGEHDRVVPLTIGKRLDSDLPNSRLIVLKDTGHLVPEERPEEVYSHMKAFICAKS encoded by the coding sequence ATGCAAGCCTTTAAGACAGATGAAATTGAAGTGAACGGGAATACAATTTATTATGAACAATACGGACAGGCCCCCTCAAAGGAGACCATCGTCCTCCTGCACGGCTTTCTTTCCTCCTCCTTCAGCTTCAGGAGGCTGATTCCTTTTCTGCAGGAAGATTTTCATGTAATCTCCATTGATCTGCCCCCGTTCGGAAAAAGCGGAAAATCGGATCAGTATAATTATTCCTACAAAAATACCGCCCAGACAGTCATGCAATTTCTTGAAAAGCTGGGTCTCGGACAAGTCACAATTGCAGGCCATTCAATGGGAGGGCAGATATCGCTCAATGTGGCCCGCCAATATCCCGATCTCATAAAAAAAGCCATCCTTCTCTGCAGCTCAAGCTATTTGCCTAAATCAAAGATGCCGCTGATCCTGTCGAGCTACCTCCCCTACTTCCATTTGTATGTAAAGCTGTATCTGCAGCGCTCTGGCGTGCGCCAGAATTTAAGGCAGGTTGTCCATGACCATAGCATGATCACTGATGAAATGATGTACGGCTATTTGGCTCCTTTTATGGAGGATGATATCTTCAAGGCTTTGACCCGGATGATCAGGCACAGAGAAGGCGACTTGGATCAAAAGGCATTGAAAGAGATCGACACTCCCTGCCTCCTTATATGGGGCGAGCATGACAGGGTTGTTCCGCTCACCATCGGAAAAAGGCTGGACAGCGACCTGCCAAACTCAAGGCTCATCGTCCTCAAAGACACCGGCCATCTTGTACCGGAAGAACGGCCGGAAGAAGTATACAGCCATATGAAGGCATTTATTTGCGCCAAATCATAA